The DNA region CGGTTGCTCAGCTCCATCGGGCCGATCCGGCCCGGTGCGGTCAGGTGCGGGAAGGTCCGGGGCTTGCTCACGGTGGTGAGGCTAGGCGGGTCCGCTCGCCAGCGTCGGCGCCAGTCGCGCCCAGTGGGAGTCCCTCGCACCGCCCGCTCTCCGCGTGCCGAACGTCATGGTCGGAGCCGCGGTCCGGTTCCGTAGAATCGGCCAGCGTGACTGACGCGCTGACTGCTGCCTGGGGCCACGGCCTCGCCACCCTCGACGCCCAGGGCAACGTCCTGGACGTCTGGTTCCCCGCCCCACGCTCGGCGCCCCCAACGGCACCGACGTCCCGGGCGAGCTCGCCGCCCTCGCCGGTGTGGACGAGGCGCGCGGCGTGCGACGCGAGGTCCGCACCGTGGTGATCGAGGACCTCGCCCTCGCCCCGACCGACACCGAGGACGTCTGGCTGCGGCTGCACCTGCTCTCCTCCCGCCTGGCCCGGCCGCACACGATCGCGATGGACGGCGTCTTCGGACTGCTCACCAACGTGGTGTGGACCAGCGCCGGTCCGTGCGCGATCGACGACTTCGAGCTCACCCGCGCCCGGCTGCAGGCCAGCGGCGCCCACGTCACCGTCCACGGCGTCGACAAGTTCCCCCGGATGGTCGACTACGTGATCCCGTCGGGTGTCCGGATCGCCGACGCCGACAGGGTGCGGCTCGGCGCCCACCTCGCCGCGGGCACCACGGTGATGCACGAGGGCTTCGTCAACTTCAACGCCGGCACCCTGGGCGCTTCGATGGTCGAGGGCCGGATCTCCGCCGGCGTCCTGGTGGGTGACGGCAGCGACGTGGGCGGCGGCGCCTCGATCATGGGGACCCTGTCCGGCGGCGGCAAGCAGGTCATCTCGATCGGCGAGCGGTGCCTGCTCGGCGCCAACGCCGGCCTGGGGATCTCCCTGGGGGACGACTGCGTCGTCGAGGCCGGCTGCTACGTCACCGCCGGCACGAAGGTGACCGTGCTGGAGCCGGGCCACGACCCGCGGGTGGTGAAGGCCCTCGAGCTCTCCGGCGCGAGCAACGTCCTGATCCGGCGCAACTCGGTGACCGGTGCCGTCGAGGCCGTCCCGTGGCAGGGCGAGGGCATCGCCCTCAACGCGGCACTGCACGCGAACTGATCTTGTCGCAGGTGTCCGGCCGCGTCGCTCGGCGCAACCAACGACCCTCCACACTGGAGCGATGAAGAAGGGTGTGGGCGCGATCGCCTTCGCGGCGATCGTGCTCATCGCCGTCGCCGGGATCGGCATCGGCGTGCTCACGGCCACCGACAAGCTCGGGTTCGGACCCGACGGCGACTGCACGGCCACGGTGGACGGCCACACGGTCGAGATCAGTGGGGAGCAGGCGGAGAACGCCACGCTGATCGCTGCGATCGGCGCCGACCGCGGACTGCCCGCCCGGGCCGTCTCGATCGCGCTCGCCACGGCGTACCAGGAGTCGAAGCTGGAGAACATCGAGCACGGCGACCGCGACTCGCTCGGGCTGTTCCAGCAGCGCCCGTCCCAGGGCTGGGGCACCGAGGAGCAGATCCTCGACCCGGTCTACTCCACGAACGCCTTCTACGACGCGCTCGAGAAGGTCGACGGCTACGAGGACATGGAGATCACCGTCGCGGCGCAGGAGGTGCAGCGCTCCGCCTTCCCCAACGCCTACGCCGACCACGAAGCCGACGCCCGGGCACTCGCCTCGGCACTGACCGGCTACTCCGAGGCCGCCTTCACCTGCGACCTGGACGGCGGCGCACCCGGCGCCGACACCGAGCTGGTCGCCTCGGGCCTGACCGAGCGCGCCGAACAGGTGCGGCTCGACCTGGTCGACCGGTTCGGCGATCTCAGCCTGGGCGGGTTCGAGCCGGGCGGCGTCTCCGACGGCCACATGGAGGGCTCCGCACACTACGAGGGGCGCGCGATCGACATCTTCTTCCGCCCGGTCAACGCCGAGAACCAGGTGCGCGGCTGGGCCCTGGCGCACTACCTGGTGGGGAACGCCGCCCGCCTCGACATCCGCACGGTGATCTTCGACGACCGGATCTGGCGGGCCGGCCAGGACGGGTGGAGCGACTACGACCCGCCGTCGCGCTCCGGCGACATGGCGATCCTCGAGCACCGCGACCACGTGCACGTCGACGTCTTCGCCTGACCGGGTTTGGCGCCGGCGTGCGGGGGGACGGTCGTCCTGTCACACCCCCTCACACGCAGGAGCACCATGTCGAGCATGCCGCCCGTCCCGCCGTCCCCGGACTACTCCGGGTACTCCGACAAGTCCAAGGTGGTCGCCGGCGTCCTCGGCATCCTCCTCGGCGGCCTGGGGGTCCACCAGTTCTACCTGGGCAACACGCAGCGCGGTGTCATCCAGATCATCGTCACCCTGATCACCTGCGGCATCGGCTCCCTGTGGGGCTTCATCGAGGGGATCCTGATCCTGGTGGGCTCCAACGGCTTCACCACCGACGCCCAGGGACGCCGGCTCCGCGACTGAGCCTGGAGGAGCGGCCCCCGGACGGCCGGGCATCGCCGTCGCGGACGCGTCAGGACAGGCGCGACACCGCGGCGGCGATCCGCTCGTCGGTGGCGGTGAACGCCACCCGCACGTGCCGTTCGCCGGCACGGCCGTAGAAGGCGCCGGGGGCGACCAGGATGCCGCGCTCGGCCAGGTCGTCCACCAGGGCCCAGCAGTCCGGGCCGTCGGGCCCCTTGGTGGCCCACAGGTAGAGCGACGCCTCGGAGTGATCGATGGTGAAGCCCGCGGCGAGCAGGGCCGCGCGCAGCAGCTCACGTCGTACGGCGTAGCGCTGGTGCTGCGCGGCGACGTGCTCGTCGTCGGAGAGAGCCGCCACCATCGCCGCCTGCTGCGGCCCCGGCATCATCAGGCCCAGGTTCTTGCGGACCGCGAGCAGCTCGCCGATCACCGCGGCGTCGCCGGCCACGAAGGCGCACCGGTAGCCGGCCAGGTTCGACCGCTTGGAGAGCGAGTGGACGGCGAGGAGGCCGTCGGTGCTGGCGCCACAGATCTCCGGGTGGAGCACCGAGTAGGCCTCGCCCTCCCAGACGCAGTCCAGGTAGCACTCGTCGCTGACCAGCAGCACGCCGCGCTCACGACACCAGTCGACGACCTTCTTCAGGTGCGCCGGCGGCAGCACCCGACCGGTCGGGTTGGACGGGCTGTTGAGCCACAGCAACCGCGGGGTGCGCGGCCCCAGGGCGGTGAGCGCGTCGGTGGCGATCGCGTCGGCGCCGGCCAGCGCGGCCCCCACCTCGTAGGTGGGGTAGGCCAGCTCGGGGTAGACGACCAGGTCGCCGGGGCCGATCCCGAGGTGGACCGCCAGCGAGGCGATCATCTCCTTGGAGCCGACCAGGGGCAGCACCTGGTCCAGACCGAGTCCGGGCACGCCGTGGCAGCGGGCGAACCAGTCGACGACCGCCTGCCGGGTCTCCACCCGGCCGATGGTGACCGGGTAGCCCGGCGAGTCGGCGCCCGCGCGCAGCGCGTCCTGCACGACCTCGGGAGTCGGGTCGACCGGGGTGCCGATGGAGAGGTCGACGACACCGTCGGGATGTGCCCGCGCCTTCTCGGCGTACGGACCCAGCTTGTCCCAGGGGAAGTCCGGCAGCCGGCCGGAGATCCCCAGGGCCGTTCGCTGGCTCAGTGGTCCTGGTTCTGCGGCTCGAGGTTCGCGATGAACTCGTGGTCGTGGTCGATCTCGCCCATCTTGGCGGCGCCGCCGGGCGACCCGATCTCGTCGAAGAACTTGACGTTGGCGTCGTAGTAGTCCTTCCACTCCTCCGGCACGTCGTCCTCGTAGAAGATCGCCTCGACCGGGCAGACCGGCTCGCAGGCGCCGCAGTCGACGCACTCGTCGGGGTGGATGTAGAGCATCCGCTTGCCCTCGTAGATGCAGTCCACCGGGCACTCGTCGACGCACGCACGGTCCTTGACGTCGACGCACGGCTGCGAGATGACGTAGGTCATCGAATCCTCCTGGACGGGAACACTGGGGCTTTGCGGCCGCGGCTTCGCACCGCGGCGGATGACGGGCACACGAATGTCTTTCGTGGACGCGACCACTCTAGTATCCCGGCGTGGCGAACGAACCGACACCCCACGATCCGGGACGTCATCTCCTCG from Nocardioides sambongensis includes:
- a CDS encoding TM2 domain-containing protein; translation: MPPVPPSPDYSGYSDKSKVVAGVLGILLGGLGVHQFYLGNTQRGVIQIIVTLITCGIGSLWGFIEGILILVGSNGFTTDAQGRRLRD
- the dapC gene encoding succinyldiaminopimelate transaminase; this translates as MSGRLPDFPWDKLGPYAEKARAHPDGVVDLSIGTPVDPTPEVVQDALRAGADSPGYPVTIGRVETRQAVVDWFARCHGVPGLGLDQVLPLVGSKEMIASLAVHLGIGPGDLVVYPELAYPTYEVGAALAGADAIATDALTALGPRTPRLLWLNSPSNPTGRVLPPAHLKKVVDWCRERGVLLVSDECYLDCVWEGEAYSVLHPEICGASTDGLLAVHSLSKRSNLAGYRCAFVAGDAAVIGELLAVRKNLGLMMPGPQQAAMVAALSDDEHVAAQHQRYAVRRELLRAALLAAGFTIDHSEASLYLWATKGPDGPDCWALVDDLAERGILVAPGAFYGRAGERHVRVAFTATDERIAAAVSRLS
- the fdxA gene encoding ferredoxin; protein product: MTYVISQPCVDVKDRACVDECPVDCIYEGKRMLYIHPDECVDCGACEPVCPVEAIFYEDDVPEEWKDYYDANVKFFDEIGSPGGAAKMGEIDHDHEFIANLEPQNQDH